AAATACGCTCGCAGAACAACCCATCACGCTCAGGCTTGTGCGTTCTGTAGTTAATAGTTTCAGGTTTTAACACCTCTCCACGGGATTCTGCCAAGATAGACTCTGGAGAAGCCAATCCGATGGAAATTTTATCAAACCTTTTTGGTGCGTTATTATCTTTTATTCTAGCCATAATAGTATGGTGATGATATAATTAAAAAAACTTTTTTCAATAGTGTTAACTATGTCCTACTCTTCCAATCTGATATCCAAGCCCAATCCTTTAAGCTCGTGCATCAATACGTTGAAAGATTCTGGCAATCCAGGTTCTGGCATGGTCTCACCTTTTACGATGGACTCATAGGTTTTGGCCCTACCGACAACATCATCCGATTTAACGGTCAATATTTCACGTAGGGTAGATGAAGCCCCATAGGCTTCAAGTGCCCAAACCTCCATCTCACCAAAACGCTGACCACCAAACTGGGCTTTACCACCCAAAGGTTGTTGCGTAATCAATGAGTATGGTCCAATTGATCTTGCGTGCATTTTATCATCTACCATGTGTCCTAATTTCAACATGTAGATAACACCAACAGTTGCTGGCTGATCAAAGCGTTTTCCTGTTCCACCATCGTAAAGATACGTGTGTCCAAATCTTGGCACTCCAGCTTCATCTGTAAGCGCATTAATCTGGTCAAGGGTAGCACCATCAAAAATTGGGGTTCCGTACTTTCTTCCCAATTTAAGACCTGCCCAACCAAGAACAGTTTCATAAATCTGACCTATGTTCATACGAGAGGGTACACCAAGTGGATTCAATACGATATCTACAGGGGTTCCATCTTCCAAGAACGGCATGTCCTCTTGACGAACGATACGCGCAACAATACCCTTGTTACCGTGACGCCCTGCCATCTTATCACCAACTTTTAGCTTTCGCTTTTTGGCGATATATACCTTGGCCAACTTCATGATTCCAGCTGGTAGTTCATCTCCTACCGAAATCGTGAATTTATCTCTTCTAAGATTTCCTTGAATATCGTTCAATTTAATCTTGTAGTTGTGCAATAAATCGGCAACTTGCGCATTGGTTTTGTCATCCGTAGTCCAACTTCCGCCAACCAAGTGAGCAAAGTCATCTACAGAATTTAACATCTTGATGGTGTATTTCTTTCCTTTTGGAAGTACTTCCTCGCCAAGATCGTTCATTACGCCTTGCGAAGTTTTACCATTAATCAATGCGAAGAGTTTCTCGATCAAAACGTCTTTAAGTTGCTCAAACTTTACTTCGTAGTCCATCTCCAACCTAGAAATAGCTTCTTTATCTTCAGAACGTTTTCTCTTATCTTTTATAGAACGCGAGAATAATTTCTTATCGATAACAACACCTCTCAAGGAAGGTGAAGCTTTAAGGGAAGCATCTTTTACGTCTCCGGCTTTATCACCAAAGATGGCACGTAGCAATTTTTCTTCTGGTGTTGGGTCAGATTCACCTTTTGGTGTAATCTTACCTATAAGAATATCACCAGGTTTAACTTCAGCACCAATTCTGATCATACCATATTCGTCCAAGTCCTTAGTGGCTTCTTCAGAAACATTTGGTATATCGTTCGTAAGTTCTTCAGCACCTAACTTGGTATCCCTAACTTCCAATGCATATTCATCGATATGAATGGAGGTAAAGATATCTTCACGTACCACTTTTTCCGAGATTACGATTGCATCCTCAAAGTTGTACCCTTTCCATGGCATAAATGCTACCTGAAGGTTTCTACCAAGAGCAAGCTCTCCTTTTTCGGTCGCGTAACCTTCACAAAGTACTTCGCCTTTTTTAACTTTATCTCCTTTTTTAACAATAGGTTTCAGGTTAATACTGGTACCCTGATTGGTCTTTCTAAACTTGACCAAATTGTATGTTTTTGAATCTTCTTCAAAACTTACCAATCGTTCTTCCTCTGACCTATTGTACTTAATCGTTATTTTCTGAGCATCGACATATTCCACAACACCATCACCTTCTGCATTGATCAATACCCTTGAATCTGTTGCAACCTGTCTTTCCAAACCTGTTCCAACAATGGGCGATTGCGGTTTTAACAATGGAACTGCCTGACGCATCATGTTTGATCCCATCAAAGCCCTGTTTGCATCATCATGCTCCAAGAACGGAATCAAAGAGGCAGAAATCGAAGCAATTTGGTTTGGGGCAACATCCGTGTAATTTACCTCACTTGGGTCAACCACTGGGAAATCACCTTCTTCACGTGCAATAACCTTGTCATCTTTAATCTTCCCATTTTCATCCATTGGGATGTTGGCCTGAGAAATTTTCATACCTTCTTCTTCCTCTGCACTCAAATATCTAAAGTCATTGGTGTCCACAACACCATTTTCAACCTTACGATACGGAGTTTCCAAAAAGCCCATTGGGTTTACTTTCGCAAAAACCGAAAGGGAAGAAATCAAACCAATATTTGGTCCTTCAGGAGTTTCAATGGGACATAACCTTCCGTAGTGCGTGTAGTGAACATCACGAACCTCGAAACCTGCCCTTTCCCTAGAAAGTCCACCTGGTCCTAATGCTGACAATCTTCTTTTGTGCGTTATCTCTGCCAATGGATTCGTTTGATCCATAAACTGGGATAACTGGTTTGTTCCGAAAAATGAATTGATAACAGAAGACAATGTCTTTGCGTTAATCAAATCTATAGGTGTAAATACCTCATTGTCACGAACGTTCATACGCTCGCGAATGGTACGTGCCATACGTGCCAAACCAACACCAAATTGGGATGATAACTGCTCACCTACCGTTCTTACACGACGGTTAGAAAGGTGATCAATATCATCAATCTCTGCTTTTGAATTGATCAGCTCAATCAAATACTTGATGATGGTGATGATATCTTCCTTGGTCAAGACCTGCTTGTCCATCCCAATATCCAACTGTAATTTTTTGTTCATTCTGTAACGTCCAACTTCACCCAAGTTGTAACGTTGATCAGAGAAAAACAATTTGTCTATAATACCACGCGCAGTCTCTTCATCTGGCGGCTCGGCATTACGTAATTGTCTATAAATATGTTCTACCGCTTCTTTTTCAGAGTTGGTAGGGTCTTTTTGTAACGTGTTATGAATAATGGCATAATCAGATTGCGCATTATTTTCTTTGTGAAGCAAGATTGTTTTTACATCTGCTTCAATAATTTCATTGATGTGATCTTTTTCAAGTATCGTATCACGATCTAGGATGATCTCATTTCGTTCAATAGAAACAACCTCGCCTGTATCTTCATCAACAAAATCCTCGTGCCATGTGTTCAAAACCCTAGCTGCCAACTTACGTCCCAAAACTTTTTTGAGTCCAGCGTTGGAAACCTTAACTTCTTCCGAAAGGTCAAATATCTCAAGAATATCTTTATCCCTTTCAAATCCGATAGCACGGAAAAGTGTGGTTACAGGTAATTTTTTCTTTCTATCAATATAAGCGTACATAACACCATTGATATCTGTTGCAAACTCGATCCAAGAACCCTTGAATGGTATTACCCTAGCGGAGTATAGTTTTGTACCGTTTGCATGGAAAGATTGCCCAAAAAATACGCCAGGAGACCTGTGCAATTGGGAAACCACGACGCGTTCAGCTCCATTGATAACAAAAGTGCCACTTGGAGTCATGTATGGAATCGTACCTAGATACACATCTTGGACTATGGTCTCAAAATCTTCGTGTTCTGGATCGGTACAATATAATTTTAAGCGTGCTTTTAGCGGCACACTATAGGTAAGACCACGTTCGATACATTCTTGAATGGAATATCTTGGCGGATCTATGAAGTAATCAATAAACTCAAGAACGAATTGATTTCTTGTGTCCGTGATTGGAAAATTCTCCATGAAGGTATTGTAAAGGCCTTCATTTCCTCTTTCGTCAGATTTTGTTTCAAGTTGAAAAAAGTCTTGAAAAGATTTAATCTGAATGTCCAAGAAATCCGGGTATTCCGGTATGTTCTTAGCGGATGCGAAATTTAATCTTTCAGTATTGTTTGTGAACATCAATGGACAAATTTTGATCGTGAATACTTTATGGGTCCGTGTATGGCTTTATACACTCCTTATTAAATAGGCTAAGGCCCAACCATTATTATGGAAAGACCTTAACCAAATTTGTATGGTAGAAACTACTATTTAAGCTCAACTTCTGCTCCTGCTTCTTCCAATGATTTTTTGATACCTTCTGCCTCATCTTTGGCAATACCTTCTTTAACAGCTTTTGGTGCGCTGTCAACGATGTCCTTAGCATCTTTCAATCCAAGACCAGTTAATTCCTTAACTAGTTTTACAACTGCTAATTTAGATCCACCGGCTGCTTTAAGGATTACATCAAATTCTGATTTCTCCTCAGCGGCTTCAGCTTCACCACCACCAGCTCCACCAGCAGCAACAGCTACTGCAGCAGCAGCAGGCTCGATACCGTATTCTTCTTTTAATATGTCGGCCAACTCATTTACCTCTTTTACTGTAAGGTTTACCAACTGTTCTGCAAAATCTTTTAAATCTGCCATTTTTCTATCGTTTAATCAAATTTTTAAAAATATACTTAGTTATTGTGCGCGAATTATTTTTCAGATAATGTTTTAAGGATTCCGGCTAGTTTACCGCCACCTGATTTAAGACCAGAAATAACATTCTTGGCCGGTGATTGCAACAATCCGATGATATCCCCTATTACCTCTTCTTTAGACTTGATGTTTACAAGTGAGTCAAGGTTCTCATCACCAACATAAATGGCTTCCGCAATGAAAGCACCTTTTAATAATGGCTTATCTGATTTTTTTCTGAAATTTTTGATAAGTTTTGCCGGAGCATTACCAGTTTCGGACAACATCAAAGATGTATTTCCCTTTAAAACATCTGGCAATTCACCAAACTCCTTATCTGAAGCTTCCATTGCTTTTGCAAGCAAGGTGTTCTTAACAACTGCAAGTTTAATGTTAGCCTTAAAACATGCCCTTCTTAAATTTGAAGTGGCAACGGCATCCAATCCTGATATATCCGCTAAGTAAATATTAGCGCTATCAGCCAACTGTGCAGTCAAATCTTCTATTACGGTTGCTTTTTCTTCTCTTGTCATAGTTAAAATATTGAACTACCAGTTACGAAACTGCTTTTGGATCTAATTGAACACTAGGACTCATGGTGCTTGACAAATAGATACTTTTCATGTAAATACCTTTTGCCGCAGCTGGTTTCATTTTCACCAAAGTATCTAACAACTCTTTGGCATTACCAGCTATTTTATCTGCTGAGAAAGATGTCTTTCCTATTGCAGCGTGCACAATTCCTGTTTTGTCCACTTTAAAATCAATTTTACCGGCCTTTACTTCGGATACTGCTTTTGCAACATCCATAGTAACCGTACCGGTTTTTGGATTGGGCATTAAACCTCTTGGTCCTAAAACTCTACCTAAGGGGCCCAACTTACCCATAACGCTTGGCATAGTGATGATAACATCAACATCTGTCCAACCGCCTTTTATTTTATCCAAATATTCATCCAACCCTACAAAATCAGCTCCTGCCTCTTTAGCCTCTGCCTCTTTATCAGGGGTCACCAATGCCAAAACTTTTACATCCTTACCTGTTCCATGTGGAAGGGTAACAACGCCACGTACCATTTGATTTGCCTTTCGTGGATCTACACCCAAACGAACTGCAAGGTCTACGGAAGCGTCAAATTTCACATTGGTTATTTCTTTTACCAAAGCTGATGCCTCATCCAAAGAATATAATTTATTCTTATCGATTTTGGAATGAGCTTCTTTTTGCTTTTTTGTCAATCTTGCCATTATAATTGCTTTAAGATTTTAAAAAGGTCTTTTACCAGCTACTTTTAGTCCCATGGATCTTGCCGTACCTGCAACCATACTCATTGCAGATTCAACGGTAAATGCATTTAAATCGACCATCTTATCCTCGGCGATTTGCTTTACCTGATCCCATGATACCGAACCGTTTTTAACCCTGTTAGGTTCGCCAGATCCTTTTTTAATCTTAGCTGCTTCCATCAATTGAACTGCCGCGGGTGGTGTCTTTACAACAAACTCGAAAGATTTGTCTTTGTAAACGGTGATAACAACAGGTAATACTTTACCTGGTTTGTCCTGTGTACGTGCATTAAACTGCTTACAGAACTCCATGATGTTAACACCAGCAGCACCTAAGGCGGGTCCAACCGGTGGCGACGGATTCGCAGCACCTCCCCTAACTTGTAATTTAACTACCTTATCTACTTCTTTTGCCATTGTTTTTAATTAAAATGAAAGTGTGTCAATTGGAAGCAACACAACTTTATATATGTAACAGCTCTATTTATTCTTCAGTTTTCAAATATCTGACGTCAGACTTCTGATTATACTTTTTCCACTTGCATGTAACTTAATTCCAATGGTGTTTTTCTACCGAAAATTTTCACCATTACCTCAAGCTTACGTTTTTCTTCGTTGATTTTCTCAACCGTTCCATTAAAACCGTTGAACGGCCCATCGATAACCTTAATAGTTTCACCTAAAACGAAAGGAATCGCAACATTATCCGTATTCACCGCCAATTCATCAACTTTTCCTAGCATTCTATTGACCTCTGTCTTTCTTAGAGGAACAGGATCACCTCCTTTGGTCTCACCAAGAAAACCTATCACATTTGTAATGGAACGAATGATATGCACCATTTCTCCACCCAAATTGGCCTTTATCATTATATAGCCTGGAAAGTAAACCCGTTCTTTATTGATTTTCTTTCCGTTACGAATCTGAACTACTTTTTCGGTAGGCACAAGGACATCTTCCAAGTAATCACCAAAACCATTACGCTCCACTTCACTTTCAATGTAGCCTTTGATTTTGTTCTCTTGACCACTTACCGCCCTTACTACGTACCACTTTTTTTCAAGAACCTCAGACATCATTATTATTTTTTCTTGTTCATAAAAGAAGATAGGCCAAAAAATATCGCTGCCGTTAAGGCTATGTACCATAACAACTGCAATATGCTCCAAATTCCTTTTTCAA
The nucleotide sequence above comes from Flagellimonas sp. HMM57. Encoded proteins:
- the rpoB gene encoding DNA-directed RNA polymerase subunit beta, translating into MFTNNTERLNFASAKNIPEYPDFLDIQIKSFQDFFQLETKSDERGNEGLYNTFMENFPITDTRNQFVLEFIDYFIDPPRYSIQECIERGLTYSVPLKARLKLYCTDPEHEDFETIVQDVYLGTIPYMTPSGTFVINGAERVVVSQLHRSPGVFFGQSFHANGTKLYSARVIPFKGSWIEFATDINGVMYAYIDRKKKLPVTTLFRAIGFERDKDILEIFDLSEEVKVSNAGLKKVLGRKLAARVLNTWHEDFVDEDTGEVVSIERNEIILDRDTILEKDHINEIIEADVKTILLHKENNAQSDYAIIHNTLQKDPTNSEKEAVEHIYRQLRNAEPPDEETARGIIDKLFFSDQRYNLGEVGRYRMNKKLQLDIGMDKQVLTKEDIITIIKYLIELINSKAEIDDIDHLSNRRVRTVGEQLSSQFGVGLARMARTIRERMNVRDNEVFTPIDLINAKTLSSVINSFFGTNQLSQFMDQTNPLAEITHKRRLSALGPGGLSRERAGFEVRDVHYTHYGRLCPIETPEGPNIGLISSLSVFAKVNPMGFLETPYRKVENGVVDTNDFRYLSAEEEEGMKISQANIPMDENGKIKDDKVIAREEGDFPVVDPSEVNYTDVAPNQIASISASLIPFLEHDDANRALMGSNMMRQAVPLLKPQSPIVGTGLERQVATDSRVLINAEGDGVVEYVDAQKITIKYNRSEEERLVSFEEDSKTYNLVKFRKTNQGTSINLKPIVKKGDKVKKGEVLCEGYATEKGELALGRNLQVAFMPWKGYNFEDAIVISEKVVREDIFTSIHIDEYALEVRDTKLGAEELTNDIPNVSEEATKDLDEYGMIRIGAEVKPGDILIGKITPKGESDPTPEEKLLRAIFGDKAGDVKDASLKASPSLRGVVIDKKLFSRSIKDKRKRSEDKEAISRLEMDYEVKFEQLKDVLIEKLFALINGKTSQGVMNDLGEEVLPKGKKYTIKMLNSVDDFAHLVGGSWTTDDKTNAQVADLLHNYKIKLNDIQGNLRRDKFTISVGDELPAGIMKLAKVYIAKKRKLKVGDKMAGRHGNKGIVARIVRQEDMPFLEDGTPVDIVLNPLGVPSRMNIGQIYETVLGWAGLKLGRKYGTPIFDGATLDQINALTDEAGVPRFGHTYLYDGGTGKRFDQPATVGVIYMLKLGHMVDDKMHARSIGPYSLITQQPLGGKAQFGGQRFGEMEVWALEAYGASSTLREILTVKSDDVVGRAKTYESIVKGETMPEPGLPESFNVLMHELKGLGLDIRLEE
- the rplL gene encoding 50S ribosomal protein L7/L12, giving the protein MADLKDFAEQLVNLTVKEVNELADILKEEYGIEPAAAAVAVAAGGAGGGEAEAAEEKSEFDVILKAAGGSKLAVVKLVKELTGLGLKDAKDIVDSAPKAVKEGIAKDEAEGIKKSLEEAGAEVELK
- the rplJ gene encoding 50S ribosomal protein L10, yielding MTREEKATVIEDLTAQLADSANIYLADISGLDAVATSNLRRACFKANIKLAVVKNTLLAKAMEASDKEFGELPDVLKGNTSLMLSETGNAPAKLIKNFRKKSDKPLLKGAFIAEAIYVGDENLDSLVNIKSKEEVIGDIIGLLQSPAKNVISGLKSGGGKLAGILKTLSEK
- the rplA gene encoding 50S ribosomal protein L1, with protein sequence MARLTKKQKEAHSKIDKNKLYSLDEASALVKEITNVKFDASVDLAVRLGVDPRKANQMVRGVVTLPHGTGKDVKVLALVTPDKEAEAKEAGADFVGLDEYLDKIKGGWTDVDVIITMPSVMGKLGPLGRVLGPRGLMPNPKTGTVTMDVAKAVSEVKAGKIDFKVDKTGIVHAAIGKTSFSADKIAGNAKELLDTLVKMKPAAAKGIYMKSIYLSSTMSPSVQLDPKAVS
- the rplK gene encoding 50S ribosomal protein L11, coding for MAKEVDKVVKLQVRGGAANPSPPVGPALGAAGVNIMEFCKQFNARTQDKPGKVLPVVITVYKDKSFEFVVKTPPAAVQLMEAAKIKKGSGEPNRVKNGSVSWDQVKQIAEDKMVDLNAFTVESAMSMVAGTARSMGLKVAGKRPF
- the nusG gene encoding transcription termination/antitermination protein NusG; translated protein: MSEVLEKKWYVVRAVSGQENKIKGYIESEVERNGFGDYLEDVLVPTEKVVQIRNGKKINKERVYFPGYIMIKANLGGEMVHIIRSITNVIGFLGETKGGDPVPLRKTEVNRMLGKVDELAVNTDNVAIPFVLGETIKVIDGPFNGFNGTVEKINEEKRKLEVMVKIFGRKTPLELSYMQVEKV